A window of Streptomyces broussonetiae genomic DNA:
GGCATCAGACTGCCCAACCCGGTCAACGAGGGCGTGTTCCCCACCGCGTCGGGCACCGCGCTGTTCACCTGCAACGCCTGGCAGATGCCGCAGGTCCCGGAGGGCCATCTGCTGCTGCAGACGCTGCGCTCCCACGACCAGTGGAACACCATCCCGTACACGCCCAACGACCGCTATCGGGGCATCCACGGAAGCCGCCGGGTGGTGCTGGTGAACCCGGACGACATGAGCGAACTCGGGCTGGCCGAACGGGAACGCGTCGATCTGGTCGGCGTGTGGACGGACGGCACCGCGCGCCGCGCCGAGGACTTCGAAGTCGTCCCGTACCCGATCACACGCGGCTCCGCCGCCGCCTACTACCCGGAGACACAGGTCCTGGTGCCCCTCGACAGCGTGGCCGAGATCAGCAACCAGCCGACGTCCAAGGCAATCCTGGTCCGGCTGGAGCCCGCGGCTGCCCGGCTGCGTACCGCACCACAGGCGTAGGGTCCCGACGCGGCTTCATCCTTGCTGCCGGTCCCGGGAAGGCATGAACGCTGGTCGGGGCAGCCCCGCAGCAGGGTCTCGCGCAGGGCGAGTGCGGCGATCAGGGCGGCCGGCGCGAACGGGAGCGCGGCGGCGAAGGTCTCGGCGGGCGCGTGCCCGTACGCCGCGCGGACCGCGGTGGCCGTCGCCGTGCCGGCGGGCCCGACGTGCCGGCTCACCACAGAGGCGGCCACGGCGCCCAGGACGGTCATGCCCAGCATCCCGCCGAGGCTCCCCACCGGCCCCGGCGCCCCCGCAGTCCGGACTCCCGCTCTGCCTGCGATCGTTGACATTCAAGGCGGACGCATTGCAAGATCCGGGCTGCGGAAGCGGCCGTTCCTGTGGTTCCACGTAGTGATTCGCTGCACCCAGGACTGAGTGTCCGACTCACCCCTTCAAGGGGCGAGGGGGTGCCTCTTGCGCCACTTCAGGTGAACCGGGGGCGATACATTGGCCTGAAACCTCAGGGATGGAGCTGCAGCGTCGTGACCGAACGGTGGAGCGGGGGCGAACGTCCGGGCGTCGCCCAAGGCTGCGGCATCCGGGGATGCCACCGGCCTGCACCGCTGTCTTCGCGATCCGCCATGTCCCAGGAGCCGGGCCACGGCGACCGCAGCCACCGTGGCGCGAGTGCAGAACCTGCGTGCGGATGATCTGGCGTGGTCGAAAAAGGCGGAATACGGGCAAGGACGCGGACCCTGCCCGCAATGCGTCGTACGGTGCGCCGGCTCCCGCTCGAGTCGGGCTGTCACGGCGTGCGCTCCGCCGCGAGACGCAGCTGATCGTCTCGTCGATGCCGCTGCCGGAGCCTTTCGACCTGGACCAACTGGTCCGGAACATGGAACAGGCCCGGGGCCGGCGCATCGTCATGAGACCTCTGCCGGACCGCATTGCCGGCGTCACCGGCATCTGCGGCCTGTACGTCCGGCACGACACCCGGCCTCTCGACCTGATCTTCCACGTCAACAGCGGTTCCCCGTGGCACGAGAGACAGGTCAAACTGCACGAGCTGGTCCACCTGTGGGCCGAGGACTCCACCGGTGTCATCGGCACCGACGAGTTGCTGGCCAACTTCTCGGCCGAGCGCGCCGAGCAGCTGGTGGCCGAGGGGCGGGTCTCCGCCCGTCGGCGATACGAGACCTGGGTCGAACAGCGTGCAGAGGACGCGGCAGCGCTCATCAACCGCATGGCGCAGACCCAGCACTCCATCGACGACCCGACCACGCGAAGCCTCGCCCAGGACTTCACCTACGGCAGGCCCAAGACTTGAAAGACCAGAACATGTCCGACCTCCTGGCCTACCTCATCGCGGGCCTGCTGCTCATACAAGCCGGACTGAGAGCCAAGTCCGCCGTCAGGGGCCACCGGCGAGACCGGTCGCTGTGGGGGGCCTTCGTGGCCTTCGCCGCGGCATGGCTGAGCCGCACCAGCGCAGGATATGCCGTGCTGGACAGCCTTGGTCTGCCCGACCTGGCCTACTTCGTGAAGCACGTCCTGTCCATCATCGGCATCTGCGTCATCCTGCGCTACGTCACAGCGGTCTACCGCACGGCAGGACCGGACGGCGAGCGGTCCCGTGCCGTCCGGCTGTCCGCCGTCGTCCACCGCGTCGCTACCCGGGCTTCGGCGGCCACCGTCCTGGTGATGGCGGTGATCTTCTTCTTCCTGCTGGGCAAGCCCGACACGTCCACCCCCTACTTCATCGCGCGGTACCACGACGGGGCGGCCGTCGCCGTGTACATGGGGCTGTTCTACCTGTACGCCGGTGTCGCTGCCACAGTGTGCGCGGTCCAGTGGGGAGGTGCCGTCAAGGACGCACCGTTCCGCTCCCTGCGCATCGGCCTGCGGATGATGTCCACCGCCATGGTGATCACGACGGTCTACTCGGTGCTCCGCATAGCCTTCCTCCTCGTCGTGACCTTCTCCAGGGTCTCGAACGGCACGGAACACACGCAGGAGATGGTGACAGACACCCTCCTGTACCTGTGTTTTCTGCTCTGGGGCCTCGGCGCCATCGCACCGGCGACGCACGCCGCACGCGAGCGGTACCACGCCCTGCGCAGCCTCGTCGAGCTGTCCCCTCTCTGGCGGCAGCTCGCACTGCGCTTCCCGGACGCCGTCCGGTACCGCCCCAGCACGCTCTTCACCCGCGTCACGGCGAAGGCGGCACGCCTCGATGCTGCCCGCGACCTGTTCTTCAGCCCGGACCCGTCACTGCCGGCCCGTCTGGACCGATTCGCCATGGACGTCCGCGACGTGGTCTTCCTGCTGCGACGGCACGCGCCTCACGACCTTGCCGAGCGTGCCTTCGCGCGCGCCGAGAACGACCTCAGGCCGCAGCATGCCACCGATGTGCAGGCCGAAGCGCTCTGGATCCGCGCCGCGTTGTCCACGGTCGACGAGCCCGTGCCCGAGTCGACGGGCACGAGCGCGCCGTATCCCTTCGACCCCGGTGCCACCCCGCGCGAGGAGGTCACCCACCTGCGGAACCTGGCATCCGCCTACAGGCTCACCACAGCTTCCGACGCCCTGAATCTGCTCACCCGCCAGCCCACCGGCCACAGTTGAGCAACCGATACCGAGAACACCGAGGTTTGCACATGACTTCCCCCAACCCCGACCGTCCCACGATGTCCGCCGCGGCAGTCCTGCGGGACGGCGAGGGCCGGTTCCTGATCGTCAAGCCCGGCTACAAGCCGGGCTGGAACCTCCCGGGCGGCGGCGTCGACGAGGGTGAGACGCCGGCCCAGGCGGCGCGCCGTGAACTGCTGGAGGAACTCGGCATCGACCAGGCGGTCGGGCGGCTCCTGGTGAGCGCCTTCGTCCGGACGCCGGCCGGTAGCCACATCTACTTCGTCTTCGACGGCGGAGTGCTCGGCGAGGAGCAGCGGGCCGCGATCGTCCTGCAGGAGAGCGAGCTGACCGACTACCGGTTCAGCGCACCGGACGAGATCGGGCCGGACGAGATCCCGCCCGCCGTGCGGCCGGTCTGGGAGGCGGCCCTGGCCTGTCTCGCCGAGGGAAGCACCACGTACCGCGAGTTCGCGCGCTAGCCGAGCGCGGCAGCAGAGCGGCGAAGCCTACTCGGGCAGGCCGGAATCGGGGCCGAGGATCTCGGCCATCGTGCTGCTGATGAAGTCCAGGAGTTCGGCCCGCGCGGCGGGGGGCATCTCGTGCTCGCCGCCGCGCGCCGCCTCCACCGTGAAACTGTTCCGGACGGCGCGCGTCGACACCACCAGTTGCTCGATCTGGGGGTCCGGGCTCCGGAAGAACACCGACGGCACGTCGAGGGCCAGCGCCAGGGCATTGAGGATCTCGTCCGAGAGCGCGGCGTACGTTCCCAGTCGCAACGCTTCGACCACGGCCTCCGTGAGTACGGGCCTGCCCGCTTTACGGTTGCCCTCGGCGGCGATTTCGGCGTCCGACGGCAGCGCACCCTGGAAGACGTCGTCCCGCAGGTGCGCGAGCTTGTGCGCCACCGAGGCCGCCGACGCCCCCGTGGGGGCTCGCACGGGCACGACGTGACCAAAGCTGCGTTTCTGGGCGGCGAGCAACTCCGTGACGGTGACGCCGTACGCGTCGGCGAGCGGCTCGTGAAACGCCTCCGGCAGTGGCCGCTTGCCGCGCTCCGCAGCGCGGACCGACATCGGCGAACGGGTCTTCGTGACCGCCACGGTGTCCGCCTGCGTCATGCCGGCGTCGCATCGCAGGTCCGCGAGGTGGGGCGGCTCCAGGCGCGGAAACAGGTCGTCGAGGTCCGCGTCGAGCGCCGCGGCGATGCCGGGAAGCCGCTCGGGCGGGGGAGTGGCCTGACCGGTCTCCCAGCGCGACACCGCGTTGGTCCCCACACCCAGCACCGCACCCAACTCGGACTGGGACTGGCGCAGGAGCACGCGGCGGTTGCGCAGTTCACTGCCGTCGAAGGTGCGCTCGGGCATGCAAGTACTCCATCAGATTGGCGGGTCAGGCCACTCTAGCCACTTGATCAGATCACTAAAAGGGGATAGTTTCACCTTCTGGTGATCGAGGTGTGGTCGTTGCCGTCCACGGGGGTGGCGGCAACGACCACCCCCGTCATCGCGCTGACTTGGGACAACCGTCGAGCCGGCCGCGAGCGGCTCCCCGCCCACGGGGCGAGAGCGATCTTCGAGTGGTCGTCCAGGGCGGCGGCAACTCGCCCCGTGTCGTTGCCCGTCGCTTGTGCGACGCGGCCGGCGTGGCCGAGGGGGCGGTGCCCGATCGGACCGTTGGCCGTGTCGCCGGCGAGAGCAGGCAGTCGCCGACTGCGAACTTCGCGCTCAGAAAGTGCTGTTGACCTCGTTGACATGCCGTAAGCCCACGCGTTTCACTCGACACTCGTGTATGGCAACGTTGTCAGGCCGTCCGAGGCGACCGGCACCGTTGCCTGTCACTGATGCCCCTGTCCTTCGGCACGTCAGCACCTGTGCGAAGCACGAACCGCTGCGGAGGCAACCGATGGTCCGACCCCGACGTTCAGCCGCGCCACGTAACCGAAAAAGACTCCGCCAACGCCTGGCCGTGATCTCCGTCCTGGGCATCGCGGCACTCCCGCTCCCCGCGATCGGCGCCGCCCATGCCGCGACCGCCGCACCACCGGCCTTGGTGAAAGACCCCGCGTCCCTCGTCAACCCCCTCATCGGTACCTCCGGAGAGGTGGACACCTTCCCCGGCCCCGACATGCCCGCCGGCATGGTGCAGTGGGGTCCCGACACGACGCCCAACCGCCCCGAGGGCGGCGGCTACGAGTACAACGACAACAAGATCTCCGGCTTCAGCCTCACCCATGTCTCGGGACCCGGCTGCAGTGTCGCGGGCGATCTGCCCATCCTGCCGGTGACCGGCGCCCTGTCGGGCAACCTCGGCGACACGTCCGTCGGCTTCGGCCACGCCGACGAGCAGACGGGTGTCGGGTATTACAAGGTCACCGACGCGAACGGAGTCACGACCCGGCTGACCGACACCACACGCGCCGGCCTGGGCAGCTTCACCTTCCCCGCGGGCCGGCAGGCGAACCTGCTCTTCAAGCTCAGCGGCGGTGCCACGCAGGTGGACGGCACCCGTGTCCAGGTCGTGAACGACAAGGAGATCAGCGGCGCGGTCGACAGCGGCCACTTCTGCGGCGCGAACAACCGGTACACCCTGCACTTCGACATCAAGTTCGACCAGCCGTTCACCGCGAGCGGCACCTGGGCCGGCAGCACCATCAACCGCAGCGCGACGTCGCTGAAGGCGGGCAAGGCCCGGCAGAACCCGCAGGCACACCCGTCGAAGCCGCTCAGGGAACAGCACTTCACCGTTCCCGCGACCCCGTCCCCGACCGTGCACGCAAGCGCCGGCAAGTCCGCCGAGCCCCCCACGACAGGCGCCAACGGCATGTACCTGACGTTCGACACCTCCGCCAACCCGACGGTGCGGGCCAAGGTCGGCGTCTCCTACACCAGCGACGCGGGCGCGGCGGACAACCTCGCCACCGAGGTCAGGAACTGGAACCTCGACACCGTCGAGCAGGCGAACCACGACGCCTGGAACGCGGTGCTGAACAAGATCCGGATCGGCGGCGGGACCACCGACCAGCAGGTGCAGTTCTACACCGCGCTGTACCACGCGCTGCTGCACCCGAACGTCTTCTCGGACGACAACGGCCAGTACATGGGCATGGACAACCAGATCCACAAGCTGGCCAGGGGCCAGCAGGCCCAGTACGCCAACTACTCGGGCTGGGACACCTACCGCTCTCAGACCCAGTTGATGGCGATGGCCGAGCCCAAGGTCGCCGGCGACGTAGTGACCTCGATGCTCAACGGCTACGACCAGACGGGCCTGCTGCCCAAGTGGGCCTCGAACAACGGCGAGAGCTACGTCATGGTCGGCGACCCGGCCGCCGGCATCATCGCCGACGCGTACGCCTTCGGCGCCCGCGGCTTCGACACGGACAAGGCGCTCGCCGCCCTGCAGCACGAGGCCACCGCCGCGAACAACGACCGCCCCGGTGAGTCGGTGCGGGACGCGAAGGGCTACCTCCCGCTGGACGAGAACGACTACGGCTGCTGCAACTTCTACGGCCCGGTCTCCACGCAACTGGAGTACGACTCCGCCGACTACGCCCTCGCCGCCTTCGCGAAGGCGCTGGGCAGGACGGCCGTCTACGAGAAGTTCGCCACCCGCGCCCAGGACTGGATGAACGTCTTCAACCCGCAGACCGGCTACATGCAGGCCAAGAACAAGGACGGCCAGTTCGCCGGCGGTTTCACCCCGGGCACCTCCAACGGCTTCGTGGAGGGCACGTCGGCCCAGTACACGCCGATGGTCCCGTTCAACCTGAAGCAGCTCATCCAGGCGCGCGGCGGTGACCAGGCGTACTCGTCCTACCTGGACAGCCTGCTCGACAACATCACGAACCCCGGCAACACCAACGCCAACCTGAGCAACGAGCCCAGCGTGGAGATCCCCTGGGAGTACGACTACACGGGCCGGCCGTGGAAGACCCAGGCGGCCGTCCGCGAGGCCCAGCAGAAGCTGTACTTCAACGCTCCGGTCGGCTCGTTCGGCAACGACGACCTCGGCGCGATGAGTTCCTGGTACGTCTGGTCCGAGCTGGGCATGTACCCCGAGACCCCGGGCGCCGACACCCTGGCGCTCGGCAGCCCGGTGTTCCCGGTGGCCGAGGTGACCTTCGCAGGCGGCAAGACGGTGCGGATCAACGCGCCGCAGGCGGCACCCGAGGCCCCGTACGTGCAGTCCCTCGACGTCAAGGGCAAGGAGTGGAACACCTCCTGGCTGACCTACCAGCAGTTCAAGGGCGCGGGCACGCTCGACTTCACCCTCGGCACCCAGCCCGACACGTCCTGGGCGTCCGGCCCGTCGGCGGCGCCGCCGTCGGACACCACGGGCGGCGACCGTGTGCTGGCCGCGACCGGCCCCTCCAGCGACGGCCTGGTGCTCCAGCCGGGCGCGTCCGGTGACGGCACGCTCGCCCTCACCAACCTCGGCGGCAAGGACGTCACCGTGGACTGGAAGGCGACCGTGCCCTCCGGCGCCACGCTCGACCCCGTCTCCGGCTCGGTGAAGGTGCCCGCCTCCGGCAGCGCCGAGGTGAAATTCCACGTGACGGCGGGCGCGAGCGAAGGAACGTTCCCGGTCGCCTTCGCGCTGAGCGACCACAGCACCGGGGCGGCACTGAGCGGGGCGGCCCTCCGCGTGGCCGTGGCCAAGGCCGGCGAGCTGTGGCCGTACGACACCAACGAAGGCATCTACCCCGACGGCACGAGCTTCTCGGGCGGCTTCGACAGCGGAGGCTGGGCGTTCTCGCAGAACGCGCTCTCGGCCGCCGGCGTCACGAGCGGCTCCACCGTCACGGCCGACGGCATCTCCTACACCTGGCCGGCCGTGACGCCCGGTCAGCTGGACAACCTGGAGATAGCCGGCCAGACCATCCCGATGCCCGCCGGCACGTCGGGCGCGTCGCTGGGCCTGCTGGGCACGGCGACCAACGCACCGACCGACGGCAGCGGGGTCTCGGGCACGGTGACCGTCAACTACACCGACGGCACCACGTCGAAGGCGACGGTCGGCTTCTCGGACTGGACGCTCAACGGTGGTTCGAGCAAGCCGCTCGCGGGTGACACCACGGCCGTCACGACGGGCTACCGGAACACCGGCAGCGGTGGCCGGGACGGCGTGAAGACGTACGTCTTCGCCACGAAGGTCCCGCTCGACGCGTCCAAGCAGGTGGCGTCGATCACCCTGCCCGTGACGGGCTCGACCGGCTCCGACCACCTGTTCGCCTACGGCTTCGGCCAGTGAGACCCGGCGGACACTGACGACGGCGGGCCGGTTCCCGGGGACTCGAGCCACGGGAGCCGGCCCGCCGGACGTGCGGGGCCATCGGCAGGGGCTGTGCCGGACGACCGGTCGTACACCGACCGGTCGTTGACCGGGTTGCGCGGCTGCTCGGCCCTGGTCGGAGCACGAGTCGCCACCGTCTGGACCCGGTCCAGTGCCGCTGTCCCACCGGGCCATAGCGTTTGAGGATGCAGACGGACAGGCGTACGAGGACAGGCAGCCGCACCGTGGCGGCGGTGGTGATGGCGGTGATCGGGGCGGGCATCCTTGCGGTCTCCCTCACCGAGGTGGTCCAGGGCGACAGCCGGATCTCCGCGCTCCGTGCCCACGGACGCCGGGTGCCCGGCGACGCCTCCATCGCCCGGGCCTGTTCGACCGGCCGCGGAACCACATGCTCCACGACCAACGTGTGGCTCACCTTCCGTGACGCCCAGGGTCTCGACGAGTACGTCGCGGAACCCCGGCTCGCGCACACGCTCTACGTGCCGAGCGGCCCGGCCGGCGACGACGGGCGGGTGCACACCACCGTCGTCTACGATCCCGCCGACCCGGACGACGCCCAGGCGGCCGGTGCCCTGCGCTGGGGCCCCTGGGATCTCATCGAGCACCGGTGGCTCACCTTCACCGTCGGTCTCGGGCTGGCCGTGGCCGGCTCGGGAGCACTCGTCGCCGACCGCATCCGCGGTTGAGGGACGGCCCGCGCACAGCAGCGTCCGGCCCTCTGTCAGGGGTGGTCGGCAGCGCCCATTGGACCTTCCACCGAGGGAACCCGGCATCCGTCGTCGGGAAAGCACATTGTGCAGAGAGGTGTTGCCGGATTGGGTTGCCGCAGAAACCGGTACGGAAAGAGGCACATGGCATCCCTGCTCGACGGCTGCACCCCCTGGCCCGAGGAGTTCGCCGACCGCTACTGGGCGGCGGGCCACTGGCGTGGCCGCACACTGGACAACCTGCTGCGCGACGCAGCCCTGCAGTACGGACCGCGGACCGCGCTCGTGCACGGCGAGACCCGCATCACGTACGCGAACCTGAACCGCCGCGTGGACCGCACGGCCGCCGGATTCCGGCTGCGCGGCCTCAGGCCCGGGCAGCGGGTCGTCGTGCAGCTCCCGAACGTCCCCGAGTTCGTCGTCACCGTGTTCGCGCTGATGAGGGCCGGCGCCGTCCCGGTGCTCTGCCCGCTGTCGCACCGCGCGCCGGAGGTGTCCCACATCGTGCGGGTCACCGAGGCCGTCGGCTACGTCGGTCCCTCGACGTACCAGGGCTTCGACCACACGGCGATGGCCGCGGACCTCGCGGCCCAAGGTCCTTTCCTGCGGCGGGTGTTCACCTATGAGGCGCCGGGCACCGCGTCCCCGTACGGCGGCCTGTCCACCGACCCGTCGGGCTGCCACTACTTCCCGCT
This region includes:
- a CDS encoding helix-turn-helix domain-containing protein, which translates into the protein MPERTFDGSELRNRRVLLRQSQSELGAVLGVGTNAVSRWETGQATPPPERLPGIAAALDADLDDLFPRLEPPHLADLRCDAGMTQADTVAVTKTRSPMSVRAAERGKRPLPEAFHEPLADAYGVTVTELLAAQKRSFGHVVPVRAPTGASAASVAHKLAHLRDDVFQGALPSDAEIAAEGNRKAGRPVLTEAVVEALRLGTYAALSDEILNALALALDVPSVFFRSPDPQIEQLVVSTRAVRNSFTVEAARGGEHEMPPAARAELLDFISSTMAEILGPDSGLPE
- a CDS encoding NUDIX domain-containing protein — translated: MTSPNPDRPTMSAAAVLRDGEGRFLIVKPGYKPGWNLPGGGVDEGETPAQAARRELLEELGIDQAVGRLLVSAFVRTPAGSHIYFVFDGGVLGEEQRAAIVLQESELTDYRFSAPDEIGPDEIPPAVRPVWEAALACLAEGSTTYREFAR
- a CDS encoding DUF3592 domain-containing protein, which gives rise to MQTDRRTRTGSRTVAAVVMAVIGAGILAVSLTEVVQGDSRISALRAHGRRVPGDASIARACSTGRGTTCSTTNVWLTFRDAQGLDEYVAEPRLAHTLYVPSGPAGDDGRVHTTVVYDPADPDDAQAAGALRWGPWDLIEHRWLTFTVGLGLAVAGSGALVADRIRG
- a CDS encoding MAB_1171c family putative transporter; translation: MSDLLAYLIAGLLLIQAGLRAKSAVRGHRRDRSLWGAFVAFAAAWLSRTSAGYAVLDSLGLPDLAYFVKHVLSIIGICVILRYVTAVYRTAGPDGERSRAVRLSAVVHRVATRASAATVLVMAVIFFFLLGKPDTSTPYFIARYHDGAAVAVYMGLFYLYAGVAATVCAVQWGGAVKDAPFRSLRIGLRMMSTAMVITTVYSVLRIAFLLVVTFSRVSNGTEHTQEMVTDTLLYLCFLLWGLGAIAPATHAARERYHALRSLVELSPLWRQLALRFPDAVRYRPSTLFTRVTAKAARLDAARDLFFSPDPSLPARLDRFAMDVRDVVFLLRRHAPHDLAERAFARAENDLRPQHATDVQAEALWIRAALSTVDEPVPESTGTSAPYPFDPGATPREEVTHLRNLASAYRLTTASDALNLLTRQPTGHS
- a CDS encoding GH92 family glycosyl hydrolase, which gives rise to MISVLGIAALPLPAIGAAHAATAAPPALVKDPASLVNPLIGTSGEVDTFPGPDMPAGMVQWGPDTTPNRPEGGGYEYNDNKISGFSLTHVSGPGCSVAGDLPILPVTGALSGNLGDTSVGFGHADEQTGVGYYKVTDANGVTTRLTDTTRAGLGSFTFPAGRQANLLFKLSGGATQVDGTRVQVVNDKEISGAVDSGHFCGANNRYTLHFDIKFDQPFTASGTWAGSTINRSATSLKAGKARQNPQAHPSKPLREQHFTVPATPSPTVHASAGKSAEPPTTGANGMYLTFDTSANPTVRAKVGVSYTSDAGAADNLATEVRNWNLDTVEQANHDAWNAVLNKIRIGGGTTDQQVQFYTALYHALLHPNVFSDDNGQYMGMDNQIHKLARGQQAQYANYSGWDTYRSQTQLMAMAEPKVAGDVVTSMLNGYDQTGLLPKWASNNGESYVMVGDPAAGIIADAYAFGARGFDTDKALAALQHEATAANNDRPGESVRDAKGYLPLDENDYGCCNFYGPVSTQLEYDSADYALAAFAKALGRTAVYEKFATRAQDWMNVFNPQTGYMQAKNKDGQFAGGFTPGTSNGFVEGTSAQYTPMVPFNLKQLIQARGGDQAYSSYLDSLLDNITNPGNTNANLSNEPSVEIPWEYDYTGRPWKTQAAVREAQQKLYFNAPVGSFGNDDLGAMSSWYVWSELGMYPETPGADTLALGSPVFPVAEVTFAGGKTVRINAPQAAPEAPYVQSLDVKGKEWNTSWLTYQQFKGAGTLDFTLGTQPDTSWASGPSAAPPSDTTGGDRVLAATGPSSDGLVLQPGASGDGTLALTNLGGKDVTVDWKATVPSGATLDPVSGSVKVPASGSAEVKFHVTAGASEGTFPVAFALSDHSTGAALSGAALRVAVAKAGELWPYDTNEGIYPDGTSFSGGFDSGGWAFSQNALSAAGVTSGSTVTADGISYTWPAVTPGQLDNLEIAGQTIPMPAGTSGASLGLLGTATNAPTDGSGVSGTVTVNYTDGTTSKATVGFSDWTLNGGSSKPLAGDTTAVTTGYRNTGSGGRDGVKTYVFATKVPLDASKQVASITLPVTGSTGSDHLFAYGFGQ